The Pseudofrankia inefficax genome window below encodes:
- a CDS encoding recombinase family protein — protein sequence MDTGPIPNHPTSEPVRTVYGYISVEHTDEAVIERLRTRLTEHARAVGMSLTEIFIDRCVPPGRVVRPGLNVLLDTILRSGGDVLVIEVDHLSSLPAVRRAIEVEIEVLGARLHTATAPKAGEHQVGPQTRPVARRTIA from the coding sequence GTGGACACCGGGCCGATCCCGAACCATCCGACGAGCGAACCAGTACGAACGGTGTACGGCTACATCAGCGTCGAACACACCGACGAAGCCGTCATCGAACGTCTGCGCACCCGGCTCACCGAGCACGCCCGCGCGGTAGGCATGAGCCTCACCGAGATTTTCATCGATCGCTGCGTACCCCCGGGGCGTGTCGTGCGACCTGGCCTCAACGTTCTGCTCGACACCATCCTGCGATCGGGTGGTGATGTCCTCGTGATCGAGGTCGATCACCTTTCCTCGCTGCCTGCGGTGCGCCGAGCGATCGAGGTCGAGATCGAGGTGCTCGGAGCGCGCCTCCATACCGCCACCGCCCCCAAGGCTGGCGAACATCAGGTTGGGCCGCAGACGCGGCCCGTTGCGCGTCGGACGATCGCATGA
- a CDS encoding ATP-binding protein, protein MARLSPCDAAVPVVRAQAVATLTAWSVDSQAVEVAELVVSELVTNSVRASRPRDEFVAVRLSTTSGCVLVEVWSRPDTTLPTAQHPDGDSESGRGLCLVEALTDRWGSYRATSGGIVVWAQFPGAVVPVQRLHDEQPLPARTARPVPEPRVAPARAPGLPDITFSTDPAVLARTAERLRALDAWHHHPVPC, encoded by the coding sequence GTGGCTCGATTGTCGCCGTGCGACGCGGCGGTACCCGTGGTCCGTGCGCAGGCCGTCGCGACGCTGACGGCCTGGTCGGTCGACAGCCAGGCGGTCGAGGTCGCCGAGTTGGTCGTGTCCGAGCTGGTGACCAATTCCGTGCGCGCTAGCCGTCCCCGGGACGAGTTCGTCGCGGTCCGGCTGTCCACCACCAGCGGTTGCGTGCTGGTCGAGGTGTGGAGTCGACCCGACACCACCTTGCCCACGGCGCAGCACCCAGACGGGGACAGCGAATCGGGCCGAGGCCTGTGCCTCGTCGAGGCGCTCACCGACCGGTGGGGCTCCTACCGTGCGACCTCGGGCGGGATTGTCGTCTGGGCACAGTTCCCCGGCGCTGTGGTGCCTGTGCAGCGCCTCCACGACGAGCAACCGCTGCCCGCGCGTACCGCGCGACCAGTACCGGAACCGAGGGTCGCTCCGGCGCGCGCACCCGGCCTGCCAGACATCACCTTCAGTACCGATCCCGCGGTCCTGGCACGGACTGCCGAGCGCCTGCGTGCGCTCGATGCCTGGCACCACCACCCAGTCCCGTGTTGA
- the fxlM gene encoding methyltransferase, FxLD system gives MGTADADRLRNAMVDGLRPWGAALSGPVDAAMRTVPRHVFVPGVSLERAYGPDPVVTHRDGEGVPVSSASAPGTVAGMLEKLDVRPGQRVLEIGAGTGYNAALLAQLVGPTGSVTTIEYDEAVASAARAALSGLGVAVTVVHGDGMLGAPGQPTFDRIVVTAGAWDIPRAWWQQLAEDGRLVVPLRILGLTRTVVFERAGAVLRSRSVMEDGFMPMRGVGAVREQNISVGPGPDLVVRLDDERAVDASALQDALDHPAAVCWTGVAVAWGWTEHLDFWLATLEGFCRLLVSRAAVDDGRLMTPKGPWGSMGLVEGGTLAYLTTRPGPTEDAAMPTYEIGACGYGPRGADLAARLAERVRDWDRDGGQGVQLWIEAHPGSAGRPEVSGVLLAVDKRDSRVLVLVAEQAAAAV, from the coding sequence GTGGGAACTGCCGACGCAGACAGACTGAGAAACGCGATGGTCGACGGCCTGCGGCCGTGGGGCGCGGCGCTGAGCGGCCCGGTAGACGCGGCGATGCGGACCGTGCCACGGCACGTGTTCGTGCCCGGCGTCTCGCTGGAACGCGCCTATGGGCCGGACCCGGTGGTGACCCATCGCGACGGCGAGGGAGTGCCGGTCAGCTCGGCCTCCGCCCCGGGCACGGTCGCCGGGATGCTTGAAAAGCTCGACGTGCGTCCTGGCCAGCGGGTTCTGGAAATCGGTGCTGGGACTGGGTACAACGCGGCGCTGCTCGCCCAGCTGGTTGGCCCGACGGGTTCTGTGACCACGATCGAGTACGACGAGGCCGTGGCGTCCGCTGCGCGTGCCGCGTTGAGCGGCCTGGGCGTGGCTGTGACGGTGGTGCACGGGGACGGCATGCTCGGCGCGCCTGGACAGCCGACGTTCGACCGGATCGTGGTCACCGCGGGTGCCTGGGATATCCCGCGTGCCTGGTGGCAGCAGTTGGCCGAGGACGGGCGTCTGGTGGTGCCGCTGCGGATACTCGGACTGACCCGGACGGTGGTCTTCGAGCGGGCCGGGGCGGTGCTGCGTAGCCGATCGGTCATGGAGGACGGGTTCATGCCGATGCGCGGCGTCGGTGCGGTTCGTGAGCAGAACATCTCGGTCGGTCCCGGCCCGGACCTGGTGGTCCGGCTCGATGACGAGCGCGCGGTGGATGCCTCGGCGCTGCAGGACGCGTTGGATCATCCTGCGGCGGTGTGCTGGACCGGTGTCGCGGTTGCGTGGGGTTGGACGGAGCATCTCGATTTCTGGCTGGCCACGCTGGAGGGCTTCTGTCGACTCTTGGTGTCGCGGGCTGCGGTCGATGACGGCCGGCTGATGACGCCGAAGGGCCCGTGGGGAAGCATGGGCCTTGTCGAGGGTGGGACGTTGGCGTATCTGACGACGCGTCCGGGTCCGACCGAGGACGCCGCGATGCCGACCTATGAGATCGGTGCCTGCGGCTACGGGCCGCGGGGCGCCGATCTGGCGGCCCGGCTCGCCGAGCGGGTACGCGACTGGGATCGTGATGGTGGCCAGGGTGTCCAGTTGTGGATCGAGGCGCACCCCGGGAGCGCCGGACGTCCTGAGGTGTCGGGCGTGCTGCTCGCGGTCGACAAGCGCGACAGCCGGGTTCTTGTCCTCGTAGCGGAACAGGCAGCCGCCGCGGTCTGA
- a CDS encoding lanthionine synthetase C family protein, producing MTDDALRGDAERQCLAVAERLLRPETVTEALAAGAAGSLADGLPGTALLHARLAVLHPDFTSAAADHWTHAARQTPRDANHLGVFHAGAGLAASLIIGVPYLPDPASYATSTTRATHWLSAQAVALAEHHRAALVHGSVSTPWHIYDVITGLAGAGRVLLAAHQSGHAAAEPGLLAALTTLARLINQPAGSRPGWWLPADRHPAAVNAHPSGAATTGMAHGIAGPLALLAIGHQAGCTVPGQRDAITQAAAWLLRWRDERTGTWPPHITGDELDAGRADPPVGRADAWCYGIPGISRALTLAGQAGQESTTQDATRDALRALADRPGRWDVDGPTLCHGHAGVLRTAHAMHHPVLARQAATAVADAFDPTHRFCFAHVAGSTATDRPGFLTGAAGTALALAEHAAFPVSHDLHTAWDALLLLS from the coding sequence ATGACCGACGACGCGCTGAGGGGCGACGCGGAGCGGCAATGCCTCGCCGTCGCCGAACGGCTGCTACGTCCCGAGACCGTGACGGAGGCTCTCGCGGCCGGGGCCGCTGGCAGTCTTGCCGACGGCCTGCCTGGAACTGCGCTGCTACACGCCCGGCTGGCAGTTCTCCACCCAGATTTCACCTCGGCGGCGGCGGACCATTGGACTCACGCAGCCCGCCAGACGCCGCGAGACGCAAACCACCTCGGGGTCTTCCACGCTGGCGCTGGCCTTGCCGCGTCGCTGATCATCGGCGTTCCTTATCTCCCAGACCCGGCCAGCTACGCCACGAGCACCACCAGAGCCACTCATTGGCTGTCCGCACAGGCCGTCGCCCTCGCCGAGCACCACCGCGCGGCCCTCGTCCACGGGTCGGTGAGCACGCCCTGGCACATCTACGACGTCATCACCGGCCTCGCCGGGGCAGGCCGGGTCCTGCTCGCCGCCCACCAGTCAGGACACGCTGCCGCCGAACCCGGTCTCCTGGCTGCCCTGACGACGCTCGCCCGACTGATCAACCAACCGGCCGGAAGCCGGCCCGGCTGGTGGCTGCCCGCAGACCGCCACCCAGCCGCCGTCAACGCGCATCCTTCCGGCGCGGCGACCACCGGCATGGCCCACGGCATCGCGGGACCGCTCGCGCTACTCGCCATCGGGCACCAGGCCGGATGCACCGTCCCGGGGCAGCGCGACGCCATCACCCAGGCCGCCGCCTGGCTGCTGCGCTGGCGCGACGAACGAACAGGGACCTGGCCGCCGCATATCACCGGCGACGAACTCGATGCCGGCCGCGCCGACCCGCCAGTCGGACGCGCCGACGCCTGGTGCTACGGCATCCCTGGCATCAGCCGCGCGCTCACGCTCGCCGGCCAGGCCGGCCAGGAATCCACGACGCAGGACGCCACGCGCGACGCGCTGCGCGCGCTCGCGGACCGGCCGGGCCGCTGGGATGTCGACGGGCCGACGCTGTGCCATGGGCACGCCGGTGTCCTACGCACCGCCCATGCCATGCACCACCCAGTTCTTGCCAGGCAAGCGGCGACCGCAGTTGCCGACGCGTTCGACCCGACGCACCGTTTCTGCTTCGCACACGTCGCCGGCAGCACGGCCACCGACCGGCCCGGTTTCCTCACCGGCGCTGCCGGAACGGCGCTCGCGCTCGCCGAGCACGCCGCGTTCCCCGTTTCCCATGACCTGCACACGGCCTGGGACGCCCTGCTGCTCTTGTCCTAA